One genomic region from Argentina anserina chromosome 2, drPotAnse1.1, whole genome shotgun sequence encodes:
- the LOC126785143 gene encoding LOW QUALITY PROTEIN: uncharacterized protein LOC126785143 (The sequence of the model RefSeq protein was modified relative to this genomic sequence to represent the inferred CDS: inserted 2 bases in 1 codon; deleted 1 base in 1 codon) → MGTTNGAQKSRDVPSTTLAYLDPQYWDERFTTEEHYEWLKDYSHFRHLIXNPNSSVLELGCGTSQLGEELYKDGFTEITCIDLSAVAVENMKKKLLSKGLTEIKVLEADMLDLPFSDECFDVVIEKGTMEVLFVDSGSGDPWNPRLATVTKVMKMLEGIHRVLKPDGVYISVSFGQPHFRRPLFEAPQFTWSVEWSTFGDGFHYFFYTLKKGRRSSDDKQSSDEKLERPSINLYQDELEGGDFIFRTNLDDLSC, encoded by the exons ATGGGTACAACGAACGGAGCTCAGAAAAGTCGCGATGTCCCGTCCACAACTCTTGCTTACCTCGATCCTCAATACTG GGATGAGCGGTTCACTACTGAGGAGCATTACGAGTGGCTCAAGGACTATTCCCACTTTCGGCACCTCAT CAATCCCAACTCTTCC GTCTTGGAGCTGGGTTGTGGAACTTCACAGTTGGGTGAGGAATTATATAAAGATGGCTTTACAGAAATAACATGCATTGATCTATCTGCTGTTGCGGTGGAGAACATGAAGAAGAAGTTACTGTCTAAAGGTCTTACAG AAATTAAAGTTCTGGAAGCTGACATGCTAGACCTGCCTTTTAGTGATGAGTGTTTTGATGTTGTTATTGAGAAAGGAACCATG GAGGTGTTGTTCGTGGATAGTGGT AGTGGTGACCCATGGAATCCCCGGCTTGCAACAGTAACCAAGGTCATGAAGATGCTTGAGGGTATTCATAGGGTGCTGAAACCAGATGGCGTTTACATTTCAGTTTCTTTTGGCCAG CCACATTTCAGGCGCCCTTTATTTGAGGCTCCACAATTCACCTGGTCTGTAGAGTGGAGTACCTTCGGTGATGGATTTCACTATTTTTTCTACACCCTGAAAAAG GGAAGAAGGTCGTCAGATGATAAACAATCGAGTGATGAGAAGTTGGAGAGGCCATCCATAAATCTGTATCAAGATGAATTAGAGGGCGGGGACTTTATTTTCCGAACCAACTTGGATGATCTCAGCTGCTAA
- the LOC126783832 gene encoding uncharacterized protein LOC126783832, with product MVIVANPSSLIPSLKPQFSPQQRNFSTKFLISPETPTQNTMLDIWSWICELPNLSRWTESDPSLVFELASSGPSPGNSTTRSIQLRAERSSGSNIDTLVTISVCLHGFQNLPKKTLWISDTCSLSSDKPFLPLLLQLLQEIISRSPTAHDSTCPRSQLQALKPDPISWVMDSHSPESFSNFFDLVFITRLFWLCACDAPSEVGSLYFKSLLAPNIEGLMSKHAPALRTFLITVGVDAELCFMRTLGYMLAKWCMARQVGVGLQTLPALTAPSQQNLGFSYANEACGYWVLKGYAPVLGMRTTRSVNVQTAQFPVLETTKDSVLKYALAHQQLEAVVQVEYNVGFYDGFIQVTARVDNLRFHMVSLGFTKNKEMDLADEKYFPSRIRIWVGPEVGANYVHGLSLGRSTDNGENEVKMQNIMKGSFGKSKNARVKAAMRMSMRTRKKNWRWDQDAEGNAAVFDAVLCDNVTGHEVTTCNPSIGAKSDNNGLRGRYTGANRAFTKTGGLVLSGDEYGDGVGWRLSREMEGSVLKWRIGGKVWSSYLPNEVNTSYCETRCVEWCDEVDLPLILGKISV from the coding sequence ATGGTGATTGTGGCCAACCCATCATCACTCATTCCCTCTTTAAAACCCCAATTCTCACCACAACAACGTAACTTCTCCACCAAATTTCTTATCTCCCCTGAAACTCCAACACAAAACACCATGCTTGATATTTGGTCATGGATTTGCGAGCTACCCAACTTGTCCCGATGGACCGAGTCGGACCCTTCACTGGTGTTCGAACTCGCTAGCTCCGGACCGAGCCCCGGAAACTCCACAACTCGGTCCATCCAACTCAGAGCCGAGCGAAGTTCCGGCTCCAACATTGACACTCTAGTCACTATCTCAGTTTGCTTGCATGGCTTTCAAAATCTTCCCAAGAAGACCCTCTGGATTTCTGATACGTGCTCTCTGTCTTCAGACAAACCCTTCCTCCCTCTGTTACTCCAGCTTCTCCAGGAGATCATATCCCGGTCGCCGACGGCGCACGACAGCACGTGCCCCCGTTCTCAGCTCCAGGCCCTCAAACCCGACCCGATTTCTTGGGTCATGGACTCCCACTCTCCCGAGTCTTTCTCCAACTTCTTCGACCTCGTCTTCATCACTCGCCTCTTCTGGCTCTGCGCCTGTGACGCGCCGAGTGAGGTCGGCTCCCTCTACTTCAAGTCCTTGCTGGCTCCTAACATTGAAGGGTTGATGTCCAAGCACGCGCCGGCGCTGCGGACGTTCTTGATCACAGTTGGAGTGGACGCAGAGCTCTGCTTCATGCGCACCCTCGGGTATATGTTAGCAAAATGGTGCATGGCGAGGCAGGTCGGCGTAGGTTTACAGACCCTACCAGCTCTGACGGCGCCGTCTCAGCAGAATCTAGGATTCTCCTACGCGAACGAGGCTTGTGGGTATTGGGTGCTGAAGGGATATGCGCCGGTGCTCGGAATGAGGACCACTCGGTCGGTCAACGTCCAGACGGCTCAATTTCCGGTTTTGGAAACGACCAAGGACTCGGTGCTGAAGTACGCTCTGGCTCACCAGCAGCTTGAGGCGGTTGTCCAGGTGGAATATAACGTCGGATTCTACGACGGGTTTATTCAGGTGACTGCTCGTGTCGATAATCTACGCTTCCACATGGTGAGTCTTGGATTCACTAAAAATAAGGAGATGGACTTGGCTGATGAGAAGTATTTCCCGTCGAGAATCCGGATTTGGGTTGGGCCTGAAGTCGGGGCGAATTACGTGCATGGATTGAGTTTGGGCCGGTCCACGGATAACGGGGAGAATGAAGTGAAAATGCAAAATATTATGAAGGGTAGTTTTGGAAAGTCAAAAAATGCGCGGGTGAAAGCAGCAATGAGGATGTCAATGAGGACGAGGAAGAAGAATTGGAGGTGGGACCAGGATGCCGAAGGGAACGCCGCTGTTTTTGACGCCGTGTTATGTGATAATGTGACTGGTCATGAAGTGACCACGTGTAATCCGTCAATTGGTGCGAAAAGTGATAATAATGGGCTACGTGGACGATACACGGGTGCGAATAGGGCGTTTACTAAAACGGGTGGTTTGGTGTTGAGTGGAGATGAGTATGGGGATGGAGTTGGATGGAGATTGAGTAGAGAGATGGAAGGGAGTGTGTTGAAGTGGAGAATAGGAGGGAAGGTATGGTCGAGCTACTTGCCAAATGAGGTCAACACTAGTTATTGTGAGACTAGGTGTGTGGAGTGGTGTGATGAGGTTGATTTGCCTTTGATACTTGGAAAAATCAGTGTATGA
- the LOC126785129 gene encoding protein TIC 62, chloroplastic isoform X2 gives MEACSLQSPTVTTVPSSLSHNGFKDNPFLRGQLLKVSNSKRYPNVKKLGLLRIKAQASGMKNSSSESVEEVRGRVGLKDANVVFVAGATGKVGSRAVRELLKLGFQVRAGVRSAQRAATLVQSVKQMKFDVESAGQGSQPVEKLEIVECDLEKEDQIGPALGSASVVLCCIGASEKEIFDITGPYRIDYMATKNLIEAATVAKVNHFILLTSLGTNKVGFPAAILNLFWGVLIWKRKAEEALIASGLPYTIVRPGGMERPTDAFKETHNITLAREDTLFGGLVSNLQVAELMASIAKNPGLSYFKVLEVVAETTAPLTPLEKLLAKIPSQRAYSPKEFGGGGDAAAASAPKSSQSITSEKPSTPIEKEPAKEVPVKHASSPYIAYEDLKPPTSPTPSAPKATPSQEDSKVISEEQTNNAVSSASVNEKSSPSQEVLITQPLSPYFVYEDFKPPSSPCPTPAGPKKIEPSAPVEVVSQSSGGSDATASICVSPQNSTHSHSPYHAYDDFKPPSSPSPSPPTTSLLSTPTAGMRT, from the exons ATGGAAGCCTGCTCCTTGCAGTCACCAACTGTAACCACCGTACCCTCCTCTTTATCCCATAATGGGTTTAAAGACAACCCTTTTCTGCGTGGTCAGCTCCTCAAGGTTTCCAATTCCAAGAGGTACCCAAATGTCAAAAAGCTTGGATTGCTTCGTATCAAGGCTCAAGCTTCAG GCATGAAGAATTCCAGCTCAGAGAGTGTTGAGGAGGTTAGGGGAAGAGTAGGTCTGAAAGATGCAAATGTGGTATTTGTCGCTGGTGCTACTGGTAAAGTTGGTTCACGAGCAGTAAG GGAGCTTCTGAAACTTGGGTTTCAAGTCAGAGCTGGTGTCAGGAGTGCTCAGAGGGCAGCCACCCTTGTGCAA AGTGTTAAGCAAATGAAATTTGATGTTGAAAGTGCAGGCCAAGGAAGCCAAC CTGTAGAAAAGCTTGAAATTGTGGAGTGCGATTTAGAGAAAGAAGATCAGATTGGACCAGCATTGGGTAGCGCATCTGTAGTCTTGTGCTGCATTGGTGCTAGCGAGAAGGAGATTTTTGATATTACCGGACCATATCGAATTGACTATATGGCTACTAAAAATCTTATAGAGGCAG CAACTGTTGCAAAAGTTAACCACTTCATATTGCTCACATCTCTGGGAACAAACAAGGTCGGATTTCCTGCAGCTATTCTTAA TTTATTTTGGGGTGTCCTGATTTGGAAAAGAAAGGCAGAAGAGGCACTGATAGCCAGTGGACTTCCCTACACT ATAGTGAGACCTGGTGGAATGGAACGTCCCACTGATGCTTTCAAGGAAACTCATAATATTACTCTCGCAAGGGAAGATACTTTATTTGGTGGTCTAGTGTCGAACTTGCAG GTAGCAGAGCTAATGGCAAGCATTGCCAAAAATCCTGGCCTTTCTTACTTCAAAGTACTTGAAGTAGTTGCCGAAACAACTGCTCCATTGACTCCTCTGGAGAAACTTTTGGCAAAGATACCATCTCAAAGGGCTTACTCACCAAAG GaatttggtggtggtggtgatgctgctgctgcttctgCACCAAAATCTTCTCAGAGTATCACATCTGAGAAACCAAGCACTCCCATTGAGAAAGAACCGGCTAAAGAAGTGCCAGTGAAACACGCATCATCACCATATATTGC CTATGAAGATTTAAAGCCACCAACATCTCCTACGCCTTCAGCACCGAAGGCCACCCCTTCTCAGGAAGATTCAAAAGTTATTTCAGAGGAGCAAACCAACAATGCCGTGTCTTCTGCTTCTGTTAATGAGAAAAGCTCTCCCTCACAAGAAGTGCTAATAACACAGCCTCTTTCTCCTTATTTTGT TTATGAGGATTTCAAGCCACCTAGTTCTCCATGCCCAACGCCTGCTGGTCCCAAGAAAATAGAGCCCTCAGCGCCGGTAGAAGTCGTGTCACAATCAAGTGGAGGGAGTGATGCCACTGCAAGTATTTGTGTTTCTCCCCAGAACTCCACTCATAGTCATTCACCCTACCATGC GTATGACGACTTCAAGCCCCCTTCATCACCATCTCCTAGTCCTCCAACCACATCACTCCTTTCAACACCCACTGCAG GTATGAGGACCTGA
- the LOC126785129 gene encoding protein TIC 62, chloroplastic isoform X1 — translation MEACSLQSPTVTTVPSSLSHNGFKDNPFLRGQLLKVSNSKRYPNVKKLGLLRIKAQASGMKNSSSESVEEVRGRVGLKDANVVFVAGATGKVGSRAVRELLKLGFQVRAGVRSAQRAATLVQSVKQMKFDVESAGQGSQPVEKLEIVECDLEKEDQIGPALGSASVVLCCIGASEKEIFDITGPYRIDYMATKNLIEAATVAKVNHFILLTSLGTNKVGFPAAILNLFWGVLIWKRKAEEALIASGLPYTIVRPGGMERPTDAFKETHNITLAREDTLFGGLVSNLQVAELMASIAKNPGLSYFKVLEVVAETTAPLTPLEKLLAKIPSQRAYSPKEFGGGGDAAAASAPKSSQSITSEKPSTPIEKEPAKEVPVKHASSPYIAYEDLKPPTSPTPSAPKATPSQEDSKVISEEQTNNAVSSASVNEKSSPSQEVLITQPLSPYFVYEDFKPPTSPRPTPNGPKQIPSDASALVEVASTPVEVVSQTSGGNGVVEAITSSVAEKVSPQKSTHSHSPYHVYEDFKPPSSPCPTPAGPKKIEPSAPVEVVSQSSGGSDATASICVSPQNSTHSHSPYHAYDDFKPPSSPSPSPPTTSLLSTPTAGMRT, via the exons ATGGAAGCCTGCTCCTTGCAGTCACCAACTGTAACCACCGTACCCTCCTCTTTATCCCATAATGGGTTTAAAGACAACCCTTTTCTGCGTGGTCAGCTCCTCAAGGTTTCCAATTCCAAGAGGTACCCAAATGTCAAAAAGCTTGGATTGCTTCGTATCAAGGCTCAAGCTTCAG GCATGAAGAATTCCAGCTCAGAGAGTGTTGAGGAGGTTAGGGGAAGAGTAGGTCTGAAAGATGCAAATGTGGTATTTGTCGCTGGTGCTACTGGTAAAGTTGGTTCACGAGCAGTAAG GGAGCTTCTGAAACTTGGGTTTCAAGTCAGAGCTGGTGTCAGGAGTGCTCAGAGGGCAGCCACCCTTGTGCAA AGTGTTAAGCAAATGAAATTTGATGTTGAAAGTGCAGGCCAAGGAAGCCAAC CTGTAGAAAAGCTTGAAATTGTGGAGTGCGATTTAGAGAAAGAAGATCAGATTGGACCAGCATTGGGTAGCGCATCTGTAGTCTTGTGCTGCATTGGTGCTAGCGAGAAGGAGATTTTTGATATTACCGGACCATATCGAATTGACTATATGGCTACTAAAAATCTTATAGAGGCAG CAACTGTTGCAAAAGTTAACCACTTCATATTGCTCACATCTCTGGGAACAAACAAGGTCGGATTTCCTGCAGCTATTCTTAA TTTATTTTGGGGTGTCCTGATTTGGAAAAGAAAGGCAGAAGAGGCACTGATAGCCAGTGGACTTCCCTACACT ATAGTGAGACCTGGTGGAATGGAACGTCCCACTGATGCTTTCAAGGAAACTCATAATATTACTCTCGCAAGGGAAGATACTTTATTTGGTGGTCTAGTGTCGAACTTGCAG GTAGCAGAGCTAATGGCAAGCATTGCCAAAAATCCTGGCCTTTCTTACTTCAAAGTACTTGAAGTAGTTGCCGAAACAACTGCTCCATTGACTCCTCTGGAGAAACTTTTGGCAAAGATACCATCTCAAAGGGCTTACTCACCAAAG GaatttggtggtggtggtgatgctgctgctgcttctgCACCAAAATCTTCTCAGAGTATCACATCTGAGAAACCAAGCACTCCCATTGAGAAAGAACCGGCTAAAGAAGTGCCAGTGAAACACGCATCATCACCATATATTGC CTATGAAGATTTAAAGCCACCAACATCTCCTACGCCTTCAGCACCGAAGGCCACCCCTTCTCAGGAAGATTCAAAAGTTATTTCAGAGGAGCAAACCAACAATGCCGTGTCTTCTGCTTCTGTTAATGAGAAAAGCTCTCCCTCACAAGAAGTGCTAATAACACAGCCTCTTTCTCCTTATTTTGT TTATGAGGATTTCAAGCCACCTACTTCTCCAAGACCTACACCAAATGGTCCCAAACAAATTCCTTCAGATGCCTCTGCATTGGTAGAAGTTGCCTCCACACCAGTAGAAGTTGTATCACAAACAAGTGGAGGTAACGGTGTGGTAGAGGCAATCACTAGCAGTGTTGCTGAAAAGGTTTCTCCTCAGAAATCAACTCATAGTCATTCACCTTACCATGT TTATGAGGATTTCAAGCCACCTAGTTCTCCATGCCCAACGCCTGCTGGTCCCAAGAAAATAGAGCCCTCAGCGCCGGTAGAAGTCGTGTCACAATCAAGTGGAGGGAGTGATGCCACTGCAAGTATTTGTGTTTCTCCCCAGAACTCCACTCATAGTCATTCACCCTACCATGC GTATGACGACTTCAAGCCCCCTTCATCACCATCTCCTAGTCCTCCAACCACATCACTCCTTTCAACACCCACTGCAG GTATGAGGACCTGA